CGCTTATGTCAGGGGGGGGCACCTGCTTCAAGGGAGTTGTTGCAGAACAGGCATTCCCCATGAGTAACTCAGACGGGCCTTTTTGTGAGGGTGCGAAAAAATAAAAATTGTAACGATGTTTGACATCGTCTCGGGTGTGGTCCTTTACCAGCATTGCGACCCCGGCCGGCTTTGGTCGGTTAGAAGATGTTTGCGCGAGATGACAACCTGCCTTGTTACTCACCTGCTGTGTACCTTCCTGTATGTTTTTTTGCACCAGCCAAAAGAACAGTGATTCCCGCTATACACATGTAACTATCAGTTATCGTTAGATAATTACCGATCGCTTGGACTGGGTACGGTCTTTGCCTTGTATGGACAACGAAACATTGAATCGCCACCGTTTTTGGCAGGATATCAGGGAAAGGGGGTGACCATGCTTGACCGATATCTGATGTTCCTGCGCGAAGGTGGATTGGGGAGTTGTCAGGAAGTGGGAGGGCCTTTTTCGGGTAAGGGGTCGCAGATCGCCTGGCAAAAGATGGGATTTTTGGTGCGCAGATAAAGCGTGCCCATTTTCAAAGGAGCTTACACCTCATGGCTTTGTCGAGAGAATTTGTAAAGCAGGTCTACACTTTTTTTACCCCCCCCGTCGCGCTGATGGGTGCAGGAGCTGTTGAGCAGGTTGGCGAGGAAGCGAAGAAACTCGGTGCGACCAAGGTTCTGCTTGTCACCGACCCCGGCATGTCGAAGATTGGCGTTGCCGCCCGGATCATTGAACTGATCGAAAAGGCGGGGGTGGAGGTTGTGCTTTTCGATGGGGCCCAGCCCAATCCCACATATGGCAATGTCAGCGAAGGGGTAAAAGCCTATAAGGACAACAATTGCGATGGCCTCATCTCGCTCGGTGGCGGCAGTTCCCATGACACCTGCAAGGGGGTCGGCATCGTGATCAGCCAGGACGGCGATCTCAGCGATTACATCTTCCCGGCTGTTCTAACCAAGCCATTCCCTCCCTACATCAGCATTAACACCACCGCCGGGACAGCGAGTGAGATGACTCGCTATGCGGTGATCACCGATGAAAGCATCCACGTCAAAAAGGTTTTTGGCGATGCGAATATGCTGCCGAATGTTGCCATCAACGACCCCCTCATGCATCGGGGCATGCCGGCGGGGCTGACCGCGGCTACCGGCATGGACGCCTTGACCCATGCCATCGAGGGGCTCTTGACTGAGTTGACGACACCGGTTACGGATGCCTGCGGTTTTGAAGCGGTCAGGCTCATCGCCAAGTGGTTGCGCAAGGCCGTTGCTAACGGCCAGGACATGGCGGCTCGCGAAGCCATGGCCTATGCCGAATACTTGGCAGGGCTCTGCTTCGGCAATGCCGGTCTCGGCTGCGTTCATTCCATGGCCCATCAGCCTGGCAGCATGCTGAACCTGCCGCACGGGGTCTGCAATGCAATTGCGTTGCCCGTGGTATGCGAATACAACCTTATGGCCCGGTTGGAACGGTTTGGCGAAATTGCCATAGCAATGGGTGAAGACATTTCCGGACTTTCTCCGAAAGCGGCGGCCTTGAAGGCCATCGAAGCCATCCGGACGTTGTCGGCCGATATCGGCATCCCTTCCGGTTATGCAGCAATCGGCATAAAGGAGTCTGATATTCAGAAACTGGCTGAAAATGCCTATAACGATTTCTGCACCTTCTTCAATCCTAGAGACATTACAGTGGATATCCTGATCGACCTCTACAAGAAAGCCATGTAACAACAGGGGTGAAGGGAGGGGTATTCCCCCTCCCTCTCACTTTCGAAAAAGGAGAATGTTGATTCTAATAAATTTAAACAGACTATCGTGTTTGGGGGTGGGTAGTGAGAAAGTTTATTGTCCTGTTCGTGTTGGGGTTAATTGTAGCAACTCCGAAGGTCTCCTTGGCAGCTTATGCTCGCGATTACCTTCCATTGCCTGCGGGTTATACCCTTTTCGCCGCTTACTTTAATCATGTTTCTGCAAATAATTATTACGTAAATGACAACAAGGTAACAGACTCTTTTAACAAGAGCCTCAATCTGGGGCTTCTCAGGCTAGTGCATTATGTGAATATTGGGGATGCGCTGTATGGTGATGGTGGTTTTACCGTTGATCCCCAGTTTATCATTCCTTTTGTCGATCTCGAGTTGAGTGGGGACTATATCGGTGGAACGGATTTTTCCACATCCGGAATGGGCGACCCCATGATATTGGCTACCTTCTGGTTTGTTAACGATCCCCAAAATAAGTTTTGGATCGGTTTTACTCCCTGGGTGACCGTACCCATAGGCCGCTATGACAAGAACAGGATGGCTAGTCCGGGAGGTAACCGTTGGGTTATCAAGCCGGAGCTAGGCATCGTCAAAGGGTTCGGCGATAAAACCTATCTTGATATTATTTTTGGCGAGGAGTTCTATACCGATAATGACGAATACTTGGGTGATAGTGAGTTGGAGCAGGATCCGACTTTTCAGCTTGAGGCTCACCTGAGTTATGACATTACCAAGACTTGGTCGGTATCACTGGACTATTTTTTCATTGCGGGAGGGGAAACTAAAGTAGACGGAGTCGATCAAGACAATGAGATGAAAAATCATGGTGTAGGTCTTACATCCTTTTTCATGATTGGCGATCATCATCAGTTGTTGTTTTCCTATCGGGATGATTTTTCGGTTGAGACCGGTTGGGGAGATAA
This portion of the Syntrophotalea acetylenica genome encodes:
- a CDS encoding iron-containing alcohol dehydrogenase, which encodes MALSREFVKQVYTFFTPPVALMGAGAVEQVGEEAKKLGATKVLLVTDPGMSKIGVAARIIELIEKAGVEVVLFDGAQPNPTYGNVSEGVKAYKDNNCDGLISLGGGSSHDTCKGVGIVISQDGDLSDYIFPAVLTKPFPPYISINTTAGTASEMTRYAVITDESIHVKKVFGDANMLPNVAINDPLMHRGMPAGLTAATGMDALTHAIEGLLTELTTPVTDACGFEAVRLIAKWLRKAVANGQDMAAREAMAYAEYLAGLCFGNAGLGCVHSMAHQPGSMLNLPHGVCNAIALPVVCEYNLMARLERFGEIAIAMGEDISGLSPKAAALKAIEAIRTLSADIGIPSGYAAIGIKESDIQKLAENAYNDFCTFFNPRDITVDILIDLYKKAM
- a CDS encoding transporter, which translates into the protein MRKFIVLFVLGLIVATPKVSLAAYARDYLPLPAGYTLFAAYFNHVSANNYYVNDNKVTDSFNKSLNLGLLRLVHYVNIGDALYGDGGFTVDPQFIIPFVDLELSGDYIGGTDFSTSGMGDPMILATFWFVNDPQNKFWIGFTPWVTVPIGRYDKNRMASPGGNRWVIKPELGIVKGFGDKTYLDIIFGEEFYTDNDEYLGDSELEQDPTFQLEAHLSYDITKTWSVSLDYFFIAGGETKVDGVDQDNEMKNHGVGLTSFFMIGDHHQLLFSYRDDFSVETGWGDKTFGARWCYFF